The following proteins come from a genomic window of Achromobacter sp. AONIH1:
- a CDS encoding SUMF1/EgtB/PvdO family nonheme iron enzyme → MHARPLVLALLLSLSACGGDRSRAPLPPMSRLPPGEVSYTPPGEALRKGYPVTPAPLTARFPNGLAIMTRQVSQAEYAACVRAGGCRTPDPAQRGATAPDMPAAGISWSDASAYAAWLSAATGRQLRLPTYAEWVYAAGPAFIDDALAPSADDGDPAQRWLAEYDQQARRAQAGESVELRPFGGHGANPAGLQDMAGSVWDWTSDCHTRRVLDAAPGEAGQEAGNCGIRVAAGRHIAYLPDFIRDPKSGACSVGLPPANLGLRLVLAD, encoded by the coding sequence ATGCATGCCCGCCCGCTGGTCCTGGCCTTGCTGTTGTCGCTGTCCGCCTGCGGCGGCGACCGGTCCCGCGCCCCCCTGCCCCCGATGAGCCGGCTGCCGCCGGGCGAGGTCTCGTACACGCCGCCCGGCGAGGCGCTGCGCAAGGGCTATCCGGTGACGCCCGCGCCGCTGACGGCGCGCTTTCCGAACGGCCTTGCCATCATGACGCGCCAGGTCAGCCAGGCCGAGTACGCGGCCTGCGTGCGCGCCGGCGGCTGCAGGACGCCCGACCCCGCGCAGCGCGGCGCCACGGCGCCGGACATGCCGGCCGCCGGGATCAGCTGGAGCGACGCCTCCGCCTATGCCGCCTGGCTCTCGGCCGCCACCGGCCGCCAGCTGCGGTTGCCGACCTATGCGGAATGGGTCTACGCGGCCGGCCCGGCGTTCATCGATGATGCGCTCGCCCCGTCAGCCGACGACGGCGATCCGGCGCAGCGCTGGCTGGCCGAATACGACCAGCAGGCGCGGCGCGCGCAGGCGGGTGAGTCCGTCGAGCTGCGCCCCTTCGGCGGCCACGGCGCCAATCCGGCCGGATTGCAGGACATGGCCGGCAGCGTGTGGGACTGGACCAGCGACTGCCACACGCGCCGCGTGCTGGACGCGGCGCCCGGCGAGGCCGGACAGGAGGCGGGCAACTGCGGCATCCGCGTGGCCGCCGGCCGGCATATCGCCTATCTGCCGGACTTCATCCGCGACCCCAAGAGCGGAGCCTGTTCGGTGGGCCTGCCGCCCGCCAACCTGGGCCTGCGGCTGGTGCTGGCGGACTAG
- a CDS encoding nitric-oxide reductase large subunit, whose protein sequence is MGPYRKLWFTLIAVLAVTFSLLGFYGGEVYRQAPPIPQAVVAADGQRLFGRDDILDGQTAWQSVGGMQLGSVWGHGAYQAPDWTADWLHRELGAWLDLAAREAHGQPYAELPAPAQAALRETLKAEYRGNRVNADEVLTVSARRARAIAQTAAYYDQLFSDAPALHTSREHFAMKENTLPDAGRREQLTRFFFWTAWAAATEREGAKVTYTNNWPHEPLIGNVPSSENVMWSIISVVVLLAGIGLLIWAWAFLRGKEEDEPEAPRQDPLSTFALTPSQRALGKYLFLVVALFGLQVLLGAFTAHYTVEGQKFYGLDLSQWFPYSLVRTWHIQSALFWIATGFLAAGLFLAPLINGGRDPKFQKIGVDILFWALVVVVVGSFTGNYLAIAQIMPPELNFWLGHQGYEYVDLGRLWQIGKFTGICFWLVLMLRGIVPALRQPGGDKNLLALLTASVGAIGLFYGAGFFYGERTHLTVMEYWRWWIVHLWVEGFFEVFATTALAFIFSTLGLVSRRMATTASLASASLFMLGGIPGTFHHLYFAGTTTPVMAIGASFSALEVVPLIVLGHEAWENWRLKTRAPWMADLKWPLMCFVAVAFWNMLGAGVFGFMINPPISLYYIQGLNTTPVHAHAALFGVYGFLALGFTLLVLRYIRPQYALNPGLMKLGFWGLNIGLALMIFTSLLPAGLIQFHASVSEGMWYARSEAFMQQDILKALRWGRTFGDVVFLLGALALVAQVILGLASGKPAAPKPGLQTRPARG, encoded by the coding sequence ATGGGCCCATACCGAAAACTATGGTTCACGCTGATCGCCGTGCTGGCGGTCACTTTCTCGCTGCTCGGCTTCTACGGCGGCGAAGTCTACCGACAGGCGCCGCCCATCCCGCAGGCCGTGGTCGCGGCCGACGGGCAACGCCTGTTCGGCCGCGACGACATCCTGGACGGGCAGACCGCCTGGCAGTCGGTGGGCGGCATGCAGCTGGGCTCGGTCTGGGGCCACGGCGCCTACCAGGCGCCGGACTGGACGGCCGACTGGCTGCACCGCGAGCTGGGCGCCTGGCTGGACCTGGCGGCGCGCGAGGCGCACGGCCAGCCCTACGCCGAACTGCCCGCGCCGGCCCAGGCGGCGCTGCGCGAAACCCTCAAGGCCGAGTACCGTGGCAACCGCGTCAACGCGGACGAGGTGCTGACGGTCAGCGCGCGCCGCGCGCGGGCCATCGCCCAGACCGCCGCTTACTATGACCAGCTGTTTTCCGATGCGCCGGCGCTGCACACCAGCCGCGAGCATTTCGCGATGAAGGAGAACACCCTGCCCGACGCCGGCCGGCGCGAGCAGCTCACGCGCTTCTTCTTCTGGACCGCCTGGGCCGCCGCCACCGAGCGCGAGGGCGCCAAGGTCACCTACACCAACAACTGGCCGCACGAGCCGCTGATCGGCAACGTGCCCAGCAGCGAGAACGTGATGTGGTCCATCATCAGCGTGGTGGTGCTACTGGCCGGCATCGGCCTGCTCATCTGGGCCTGGGCCTTCCTGCGCGGCAAGGAGGAAGACGAGCCCGAGGCGCCCAGGCAGGATCCGCTGAGCACCTTCGCGCTGACCCCGTCGCAGCGCGCACTGGGCAAGTACCTGTTCCTGGTGGTGGCGCTGTTCGGCCTGCAGGTGCTGCTGGGCGCCTTCACCGCGCACTACACGGTGGAGGGCCAGAAGTTCTACGGCCTGGACCTGTCGCAGTGGTTCCCGTATTCGCTGGTGCGCACCTGGCACATCCAGAGCGCGCTGTTCTGGATCGCCACGGGCTTCCTGGCCGCCGGCCTGTTCCTGGCGCCGCTGATCAACGGCGGGCGCGATCCCAAGTTCCAGAAGATCGGGGTGGACATCCTGTTCTGGGCGCTGGTGGTCGTGGTGGTCGGCTCGTTCACCGGCAACTATCTGGCGATCGCGCAGATCATGCCGCCCGAGCTGAATTTCTGGCTGGGCCACCAGGGCTATGAATACGTGGACCTGGGCCGGCTGTGGCAGATCGGCAAGTTCACCGGCATCTGCTTCTGGCTGGTGCTGATGCTGCGCGGCATCGTGCCCGCGCTGCGCCAGCCCGGCGGCGACAAGAACCTGCTGGCGCTCCTGACCGCCTCGGTCGGCGCCATCGGCCTGTTCTACGGCGCCGGCTTCTTCTACGGCGAACGCACCCACCTGACCGTGATGGAGTACTGGCGCTGGTGGATCGTGCACCTGTGGGTGGAGGGCTTCTTCGAGGTCTTCGCCACCACCGCGCTGGCCTTCATCTTCTCGACGCTGGGACTGGTGTCGCGGCGCATGGCCACCACGGCCAGCCTGGCCTCGGCCTCGCTGTTCATGCTGGGCGGCATCCCCGGCACCTTCCACCACCTGTACTTCGCCGGCACCACCACGCCGGTCATGGCCATCGGCGCCAGCTTCTCGGCGCTGGAAGTGGTGCCGCTGATCGTGCTGGGCCACGAGGCCTGGGAGAACTGGCGCCTGAAGACCCGCGCGCCCTGGATGGCCGACCTGAAGTGGCCGCTGATGTGCTTCGTGGCGGTGGCCTTCTGGAACATGCTGGGCGCGGGCGTGTTCGGCTTCATGATCAACCCGCCGATCTCGCTGTACTACATCCAGGGCCTGAACACCACGCCGGTCCACGCGCACGCGGCCCTGTTCGGCGTGTACGGTTTCCTGGCGCTGGGCTTCACGCTGCTGGTGCTGCGCTACATCCGACCGCAATACGCGCTGAATCCCGGCCTGATGAAGCTGGGCTTCTGGGGCCTGAACATCGGCCTGGCGCTGATGATCTTCACCAGCCTGCTGCCGGCCGGACTGATCCAGTTCCACGCCAGCGTCAGCGAAGGCATGTGGTACGCGCGCAGCGAAGCCTTCATGCAGCAGGACATCCTGAAAGCCCTGCGCTGGGGCCGCACCTTCGGCGACGTGGTGTTCCTGCTGGGCGCGCTGGCGCTGGTGGCGCAGGTGATCCTGGGCTTGGCCAGCGGCAAGCCGGCCGCGCCCAAGCCCGGCCTGCAAACCCGTCCGGCTCGCGGCTGA
- the gorA gene encoding glutathione-disulfide reductase produces the protein MAFDFDLFVIGAGSGGVRAARFAAGFGARVAVAESRYLGGTCVNVGCVPKKLLVYGAHYSEDFEQASGFGWTTGEPSFDWPALIANKNREIERLNGIYRNLLVNSGVTLLEGHARITDPHTVEINGQTHTAEHILVATGGWPQVPDIPGKEHAITSNEAFFLEALPRRVLVVGGGYIAVEFASIFNGMGARTTQIYRGPMFLRGFDQGVREHLRDELTKKGIDLRFNANVARIDKRADGTLAATLEDGSVVETDCVFFATGRRAMLDKLGLENTAVKIGKNGFIEVDDEFRTAEPSILAIGDVIGRVPLTPVALAEGMAVARRLFRPAEYRKVDYALIPTAVFSLPNIGTVGLTTEQAREAGHEVKLYESRFRPMKLTLTESQEKTLMKLVVDAKTDRVLGVHMVGPDAGEIVQGMAVALKAGATKQVFDDTIGIHPTAAEEFVTMRTAVA, from the coding sequence ATGGCATTCGATTTCGACCTGTTTGTGATTGGCGCCGGTTCCGGCGGCGTGCGCGCGGCCCGTTTCGCGGCCGGCTTCGGCGCGCGCGTGGCGGTGGCGGAAAGCCGCTACCTGGGCGGCACCTGCGTCAACGTGGGCTGCGTGCCCAAGAAGCTGCTGGTCTACGGCGCCCACTACAGCGAAGACTTCGAGCAGGCCAGCGGCTTTGGCTGGACCACGGGCGAGCCGTCCTTCGACTGGCCCGCGCTGATCGCCAACAAGAACCGCGAGATCGAGCGCCTGAACGGCATCTATCGCAACCTGCTGGTCAACAGCGGCGTGACGTTGCTGGAGGGCCATGCGCGCATCACGGATCCGCACACCGTCGAGATCAACGGCCAGACGCACACGGCCGAGCACATCCTGGTGGCGACCGGCGGCTGGCCGCAGGTGCCGGACATCCCCGGCAAGGAACACGCCATTACGTCCAACGAGGCTTTTTTCCTGGAAGCGCTGCCGCGCCGCGTGCTGGTGGTGGGCGGCGGCTACATCGCCGTGGAATTCGCCTCCATCTTCAACGGCATGGGCGCGCGGACCACGCAGATCTATCGCGGCCCCATGTTCCTGCGCGGCTTCGACCAGGGCGTGCGCGAGCACCTGCGCGACGAGCTGACCAAGAAGGGCATCGACCTGCGCTTCAACGCCAATGTCGCCCGCATCGACAAGCGCGCCGACGGCACGCTGGCCGCCACGCTGGAAGACGGCTCGGTGGTCGAGACCGACTGCGTGTTCTTCGCCACCGGCCGGCGCGCCATGCTGGACAAGCTGGGCCTGGAGAACACGGCGGTCAAGATCGGCAAGAACGGCTTCATCGAAGTGGACGACGAATTCCGCACGGCCGAGCCGTCCATCCTGGCCATCGGCGACGTGATCGGCCGCGTGCCGCTCACGCCGGTGGCGCTGGCCGAGGGCATGGCCGTGGCGCGCCGCCTGTTCCGTCCCGCCGAGTACCGCAAGGTCGACTATGCGCTGATCCCGACGGCGGTGTTCAGCCTGCCCAACATCGGCACGGTCGGCCTGACCACCGAGCAGGCGCGCGAGGCCGGCCACGAGGTCAAGCTGTATGAAAGCCGCTTCCGGCCGATGAAGCTGACGTTGACCGAGTCGCAGGAAAAGACGCTGATGAAGCTGGTGGTGGACGCGAAGACGGATCGCGTGCTGGGCGTGCACATGGTCGGGCCCGATGCCGGCGAGATCGTGCAGGGCATGGCCGTGGCGCTCAAGGCCGGGGCGACCAAGCAGGTGTTCGACGACACCATCGGCATCCATCCGACCGCTGCCGAGGAATTCGTGACGATGCGCACGGCGGTGGCGTAG
- a CDS encoding LysE family translocator, which produces MPDSSNLLTFALVALGMVLTPGPNMIYLVSRSISQGPKAGLISLAGVAVGFIFYVGCAAFGITALLMAVPYAYDALRYAGALYLLYMAWQAVRPGGRSPFQVRELPRSSPRTLFTMGLVTNLLNPKIAVMYVSLLPQFIQPDHGSVLTQSLALGMTQVAVSLSVNALIALMAGSIAGFLAGRPLWMVAQRWLMGTVLAGLAVRMALESRR; this is translated from the coding sequence ATGCCCGATTCCTCCAACCTCCTGACCTTCGCCCTGGTGGCGCTGGGCATGGTGCTCACGCCCGGCCCCAACATGATCTATCTGGTGTCGCGCTCGATCTCCCAGGGCCCCAAGGCCGGGTTGATCTCCCTGGCGGGCGTGGCCGTGGGCTTCATCTTTTACGTGGGCTGCGCGGCCTTCGGCATCACGGCGTTGCTGATGGCGGTGCCTTATGCCTACGACGCGCTGCGCTACGCCGGCGCGCTGTATCTGCTCTACATGGCCTGGCAGGCCGTCAGGCCTGGCGGCCGTTCGCCGTTCCAGGTGCGCGAGCTGCCGCGCAGCTCGCCGCGCACGTTGTTCACCATGGGGCTGGTGACCAATCTGCTCAACCCCAAGATCGCCGTCATGTACGTGTCGCTGCTGCCGCAGTTCATCCAGCCCGATCACGGCAGCGTGCTGACGCAGTCGCTGGCGTTGGGCATGACCCAGGTCGCGGTCAGCCTGTCGGTGAACGCGCTGATCGCGCTGATGGCGGGCTCCATCGCCGGCTTTCTCGCCGGCCGGCCGCTGTGGATGGTGGCGCAGCGCTGGCTGATGGGCACCGTGCTGGCCGGCCTGGCCGTGCGGATGGCGCTGGAGTCGCGGCGCTGA
- a CDS encoding histidine phosphatase family protein: protein MRHPSGPNSTSPGPRQVELVLLRHGETEWSRLGRYAGLTDLALTADGQASARALGPRLAQGNYDRIVSSPLQRARSTAELLALGEVTLDLRLVERDYGDYEGKTTAEIRADAPHWHVWTDPVPNGETLAAMTHRVDSFIRDVRQSADRRVLAVAHAHLIRLVAARWLGLEPAQAALFRLGTLGIAHLGWERERPVMLSWNT, encoded by the coding sequence ATGAGGCATCCCTCAGGCCCTAATTCAACATCACCCGGTCCGCGCCAGGTTGAGCTGGTGCTGCTGCGTCACGGTGAAACCGAATGGAGCCGCCTTGGCCGCTATGCCGGTCTGACCGACCTGGCCCTGACCGCCGACGGCCAGGCATCCGCCCGCGCGTTGGGACCCCGGCTGGCACAGGGCAACTACGACCGCATCGTGTCCAGCCCCTTGCAGCGCGCCCGCAGCACGGCCGAGCTGCTGGCCCTGGGCGAGGTGACGCTGGACCTGCGGCTGGTCGAGCGCGACTACGGCGACTACGAAGGCAAGACCACCGCCGAGATCCGCGCCGACGCGCCGCACTGGCATGTCTGGACCGATCCCGTGCCCAATGGCGAGACGCTGGCCGCCATGACCCACCGGGTCGACAGCTTCATCCGCGACGTGCGCCAGTCGGCGGACCGCCGGGTGCTGGCCGTGGCGCACGCCCATCTGATCCGGTTGGTGGCCGCGCGCTGGCTGGGACTGGAGCCGGCGCAGGCGGCCCTGTTCCGGCTGGGCACGCTGGGCATCGCGCATCTGGGTTGGGAACGCGAGCGTCCCGTCATGCTGAGCTGGAACACATGA
- a CDS encoding PLP-dependent aminotransferase family protein translates to MNLPHALLSSPLARGHGAAPRQRQLIQRLKQAILAGQLPAGGKLPSSRTLADELDISRNTVLIAYEQLTAEGYVVADRQGTRVAPLSAAATSAARQAEPPQPAPFTAARLGRIASTRVPNNGALPLTPGTPALNQFPVNAWRRAQDRALQATPSATLGYGHPMGEPALRAAIAQYLRVSRGVRCDASHVVITEGAQGALALCVQLLTNPGDTAWLEEPGYRGAKSAFHAGDLDVVPMRVDADGLAIPEDAWRKPPRLIQATPTHQYPTGAVLSVARRLDLLERARRVGAWIIEDDYDSEFRHLGEPIAAMQGLLPDAPVLYVGTFSKTMFPALRLGFLVLPPALAASATPSIIEMLRGGHRLEQLTMAAFIENGQFSRHLGRMRRLYRERQAALRDALAAHMDVEHDVLGGHSGLHLTVRLPPCFPDTRIAEQARAAGMSPNALSSFAVSPLPEDNGLVIGYGNTGAERFPALVKRLARLARETRLKQDAPRQRPGGKDARA, encoded by the coding sequence ATGAATCTACCCCACGCCCTGCTTTCCAGCCCGCTGGCGCGCGGCCATGGCGCCGCGCCGCGCCAGCGCCAGCTGATCCAGCGGCTCAAGCAGGCCATCCTGGCGGGCCAGCTGCCGGCCGGCGGCAAGCTGCCGTCCTCGCGCACGCTGGCCGACGAGCTGGATATCTCGCGCAACACGGTGCTGATCGCCTACGAGCAGCTCACGGCCGAAGGCTATGTGGTGGCCGACCGCCAGGGCACGCGCGTGGCGCCCCTGTCGGCCGCCGCGACCAGCGCCGCCCGCCAGGCCGAACCGCCGCAACCGGCGCCCTTCACCGCCGCGCGGCTGGGCCGCATCGCCTCCACCCGCGTGCCCAACAACGGCGCCCTGCCGCTGACGCCGGGCACGCCGGCGCTGAACCAGTTCCCCGTCAACGCCTGGCGCCGCGCGCAGGACCGTGCGCTGCAGGCCACGCCGTCCGCCACGCTGGGCTACGGCCATCCGATGGGCGAGCCGGCGCTGCGCGCCGCCATCGCCCAATACCTGCGCGTCTCGCGCGGGGTGCGCTGCGATGCCTCGCATGTGGTCATCACCGAGGGCGCCCAGGGCGCGCTGGCGCTGTGCGTGCAGCTGCTGACCAATCCCGGCGACACCGCCTGGCTGGAGGAACCCGGCTACCGAGGCGCCAAGTCCGCCTTCCATGCCGGCGACCTGGACGTGGTGCCGATGCGCGTGGACGCCGACGGCCTGGCCATCCCCGAGGATGCCTGGCGCAAGCCGCCGCGCCTGATCCAGGCCACGCCCACGCACCAGTATCCGACCGGCGCGGTGCTGTCGGTGGCGCGCCGGCTGGACCTGCTGGAACGGGCGCGCCGCGTCGGCGCCTGGATCATCGAGGACGACTACGACAGCGAATTCCGCCACCTGGGCGAGCCCATCGCCGCCATGCAGGGGCTGCTGCCGGACGCCCCGGTGCTGTACGTGGGCACCTTCAGCAAGACCATGTTCCCGGCCCTGCGGCTGGGCTTCCTGGTGCTGCCGCCGGCGCTGGCGGCCAGCGCCACGCCGTCCATCATCGAAATGCTGCGCGGCGGCCACCGGCTGGAGCAGCTGACCATGGCGGCCTTCATCGAGAACGGCCAGTTCTCGCGCCACCTGGGACGCATGCGGCGCCTGTACCGCGAACGGCAGGCGGCGCTGCGCGACGCGCTCGCGGCGCACATGGACGTGGAACATGACGTGCTGGGCGGCCACAGCGGCCTGCACCTGACGGTGCGCCTGCCGCCCTGCTTTCCGGATACGCGGATCGCGGAACAGGCGCGCGCCGCGGGCATGAGCCCCAACGCGCTGTCGTCCTTCGCCGTCTCGCCGCTGCCCGAGGACAACGGACTGGTGATCGGTTACGGCAACACCGGCGCCGAGCGCTTTCCGGCGCTGGTCAAGCGCCTGGCCAGGCTGGCGCGGGAAACACGGCTGAAGCAGGACGCGCCGCGCCAGCGGCCGGGCGGCAAGGACGCCAGGGCGTAG
- a CDS encoding GNAT family N-acetyltransferase: MQARVNAFQQPIGPDVAGWTARPRPPLAPAEGCYCRLEPLSAARHAAELYQAFSQAPDGRDWTYMSVGPFASEAEYRAFAEGAEAGQDPLHHAVIDLASGRAVGTLSLMRIDPANGVIEVGFVSFSPLLKRTRIATEAQFLLMRRVFDELGYRRYEWKCDSLNAPSRSAAARLGFEFEGVFRQAVVYKGRSRDTAWFSIIDSEWPALRAAYERWLSPDNFDAEGGQRVGLAELIARERAACA, from the coding sequence ATGCAAGCCCGAGTCAATGCTTTCCAACAACCCATCGGCCCCGACGTGGCCGGCTGGACGGCGCGTCCGCGCCCGCCGCTGGCGCCGGCCGAGGGCTGCTACTGCCGGCTGGAGCCGCTGTCGGCGGCGCGCCACGCCGCCGAGCTGTACCAGGCCTTCAGCCAGGCGCCGGACGGCCGCGACTGGACCTACATGTCGGTCGGCCCCTTTGCCAGCGAGGCCGAGTACCGCGCCTTCGCCGAGGGCGCCGAGGCGGGGCAGGACCCCTTGCACCACGCCGTCATCGACCTGGCCAGCGGCAGGGCCGTGGGCACGCTGTCGCTGATGCGCATCGATCCGGCCAATGGCGTGATCGAGGTGGGCTTCGTCAGCTTCTCGCCGCTGCTCAAGCGCACGCGCATCGCCACCGAGGCGCAGTTCCTCTTGATGCGGCGCGTGTTCGACGAGTTGGGCTACAGGCGCTATGAATGGAAGTGCGACAGCCTGAACGCGCCGTCGCGCAGCGCCGCCGCGCGGCTGGGCTTCGAGTTCGAGGGCGTGTTCCGCCAGGCCGTGGTCTACAAGGGCCGCAGCCGCGACACGGCCTGGTTCTCCATCATCGACAGCGAATGGCCGGCGCTGCGCGCAGCCTACGAGCGCTGGCTGAGCCCGGATAACTTCGACGCTGAGGGAGGGCAGCGCGTCGGCCTGGCCGAGCTGATCGCGCGGGAGCGCGCCGCTTGCGCCTGA